Proteins from a genomic interval of Psychrilyobacter piezotolerans:
- the ligA gene encoding NAD-dependent DNA ligase LigA — MMKDKKNIKAEIEKIREELHRHNYHYYEKNESLISDVEYDNLLKKLEKLEAENPEYRTESSPTLVVGGGVKDTKFTKVTHKKPMLSLSNTYNLKDLEDFDGRVKRILNGSRAGDENTQVDYALELKLDGIAVSIHYEDGRLIQAVTRGDGKVGEDVTENIMQIRSIPKYLKESVSVEVRGEIVLPLAEFESLNKKRLESGEEVFANPRNAAGGTLRQKDAAIVGQRNLDAYVYYLADSEELGFETHIESIKYLEGLGFKTTKVYDLCETIEDLETRIKYWENERNNLDYETDGLVIKVNNLSLYEELGATTKAPRWAISYKFPAKQVTTKLKDVTWQVGRTGKVTPVAELEAVEVSGSMVRRASLHNYDEVIRKDIKIGDTVFIEKAAEIIPQVIKPVKELRDGTEEEIIPPTNCPVCNSILEKEEGLVNLKCMNPHCRAKLQGKMEYFISRDAMNIIGGSKIVEKFIELGFLKEISDFYELHLKKDELEKLDNLGSKSIEKLLISIEESKKLDYSKTLYALGIPFVGKFLGGLLSKESKNIENLAKMEVEELLAIDGVGGKVAQSVYGYFRDEDNMRVLEKLKDAGVNFEIEEVDEGSHLEEFVGKTFLATGKLIHFKRQEIKDIVEKLGGTNMSGVSKKLDYLIVGEKPGSKLKKAEELGSVKILTEEEFLELTK; from the coding sequence ATGATGAAGGATAAAAAAAATATAAAAGCAGAGATAGAAAAAATAAGGGAAGAACTGCATAGACATAACTACCACTACTATGAAAAAAATGAAAGTTTGATCTCGGATGTAGAATATGACAATTTGTTGAAAAAATTAGAAAAATTAGAGGCAGAAAATCCTGAATACAGGACAGAGAGCTCCCCTACACTGGTGGTAGGAGGAGGGGTAAAAGACACTAAATTTACTAAAGTTACCCATAAAAAACCAATGCTGAGTCTGTCCAATACCTATAATTTAAAAGATTTAGAGGATTTTGACGGCAGGGTAAAAAGAATTTTAAATGGCAGCAGGGCAGGGGATGAAAATACCCAGGTAGATTATGCATTGGAATTAAAATTAGACGGGATTGCCGTAAGTATTCACTATGAAGACGGACGTTTAATCCAGGCTGTAACCCGTGGGGACGGAAAAGTCGGGGAGGATGTAACTGAAAATATAATGCAGATAAGATCTATTCCTAAATATCTGAAAGAAAGTGTATCTGTAGAGGTCAGGGGAGAGATTGTACTGCCTCTGGCTGAATTTGAATCATTGAATAAAAAAAGACTGGAATCAGGAGAGGAAGTCTTTGCTAATCCTAGAAATGCAGCCGGAGGAACCCTCCGTCAAAAAGATGCTGCCATTGTAGGGCAGAGAAATTTGGATGCCTATGTATACTATTTGGCGGACAGTGAAGAATTAGGATTTGAAACTCATATTGAAAGTATAAAATATTTGGAAGGACTGGGATTCAAAACTACAAAGGTCTATGATCTGTGTGAAACCATAGAAGATTTGGAAACCAGGATAAAATACTGGGAAAATGAGAGAAATAATTTAGATTATGAGACCGACGGACTGGTAATCAAGGTAAATAATCTAAGTCTGTATGAAGAGTTAGGAGCCACAACCAAAGCACCCAGGTGGGCTATCTCCTATAAATTCCCTGCTAAACAGGTGACTACAAAATTAAAGGACGTAACCTGGCAGGTGGGAAGGACAGGGAAGGTCACTCCGGTAGCGGAATTAGAAGCAGTAGAAGTATCTGGAAGTATGGTCAGACGTGCCAGTCTTCATAATTATGACGAGGTTATAAGGAAGGATATAAAAATCGGGGATACAGTATTCATTGAAAAAGCCGCTGAGATAATTCCCCAGGTTATAAAACCTGTAAAAGAGCTGAGAGACGGGACGGAGGAGGAGATAATCCCTCCTACAAACTGCCCTGTATGCAATTCCATCCTGGAAAAAGAGGAAGGGCTGGTAAATTTAAAGTGTATGAACCCCCACTGCAGAGCTAAGTTACAGGGGAAGATGGAGTATTTCATCTCCCGTGATGCCATGAATATAATCGGCGGATCAAAGATAGTGGAAAAATTTATAGAATTAGGTTTTTTAAAGGAGATAAGCGACTTCTATGAACTCCACCTGAAAAAAGATGAATTGGAAAAATTAGATAACTTAGGAAGCAAGAGTATAGAAAAATTACTGATATCCATTGAGGAAAGTAAAAAATTAGATTACTCCAAAACCCTCTATGCTCTGGGGATTCCATTTGTAGGGAAATTTTTAGGAGGTTTACTGTCTAAAGAGAGTAAAAACATAGAGAATCTGGCAAAGATGGAAGTGGAAGAACTGCTGGCTATAGACGGGGTAGGAGGGAAGGTAGCCCAGTCTGTATACGGGTATTTTAGAGATGAAGACAATATGAGAGTGTTGGAAAAATTAAAGGATGCCGGGGTTAATTTTGAGATTGAAGAGGTAGATGAAGGGTCTCATCTGGAGGAGTTTGTAGGGAAGACCTTCCTGGCTACAGGAAAACTGATCCACTTTAAGAGGCAGGAGATCAAGGATATCGTGGAAAAATTAGGGGGGACCAATATGTCCGGGGTATCTAAAAAATTAGATTATCTCATAGTGGGGGAAAAACCCGGAAGTAAGCTGAAAAAAGCTGAGGAGCTGGGCAGCGTAAAGATCCTCACAGAAGAGGAATTTTTGGAGCTGACAAAGTAG